The window CTGCGCCGGGATCGCCGCGGAGGCCGGCGTTTCCCGCCTCGTTCCGTTTCACTTCTCGCGGCGCTACGAGGAAGACCCGTCGCGGATCTACGAGGAGATCGCGCAGCGGTGTGCGGCGGTGGCGGTGCCGCCGTCGATGTCCGTGTTCGAACCCGAAGGGTCGGCCTCTTGAATCGCCTGATGGTCTAACATCGTCTGTAGACGGAGTTACGGGGTGGACTCGCCCGATCAACCGGAGGCGCAACGCGCCAGGGGGAGGAATGAGGCTCGGGAATCGTTGGTTTGCGGTGGGTATCGGGAGCGTACTGGGCCTGTCAGTCGTCGGGGTCGGGTGGGCGCAGTTCGATATCTTCAAGGAGGGTAAACGCTGGATCGAACAGTCCGGAATTTCCGGCAGTGACACTGCCAGCTCACTCTCCACCGCGGAGATCGGCGACGGATTGAAGGAGGCGCTACGCGTCGGGACCGAGACCGTCGTGACCAAGGTGGGACGCCCGGACGGGTTCAGCGCCGACCCGGCCATTCGCATCCCGTTACCCGGGAGCCTCGGCAAGGTGCGATCGGCACTGAGCAGGGTGGGGATGAGTTCGACCCTCGACGATCTGGAACTGCGGCTCAACAAGGCCGCGGAGACCGCCACGCCGAAGGCGAAGGAACTGTTCTGGCAGGCCATCGCCGAGATGACCCTGGATGACGTCAAGGGGATCTACAACGGACCGGACGATGCGGCCACGCGATACTTTCAGCG of the Gammaproteobacteria bacterium genome contains:
- a CDS encoding DUF4197 domain-containing protein — protein: MRLGNRWFAVGIGSVLGLSVVGVGWAQFDIFKEGKRWIEQSGISGSDTASSLSTAEIGDGLKEALRVGTETVVTKVGRPDGFSADPAIRIPLPGSLGKVRSALSRVGMSSTLDDLELRLNKAAETATPKAKELFWQAIAEMTLDDVKGIYNGPDDAATRYFQRKMTPELERQMAPIVQESLAEVGAVQAYDRVMGRYESIPHMPDVKADLTGYVVEKGSDGIFYYLAIEEAKIRQDPAKQTTALLKKVFGTH